Proteins encoded by one window of Nicotiana tabacum cultivar K326 chromosome 10, ASM71507v2, whole genome shotgun sequence:
- the LOC107782037 gene encoding scarecrow-like transcription factor PAT1: MQASQRLRRSPMSNTLYYQPVQKAEACCLPQFQTLDNHLSYINGSHGFYHSPSTASFSSNGSSICHQESQPYLSDVRQSSETTNYGSPTSGSCITDGANDFMHKLKELETVMLGPDSDFLESYDNSLPNSVASTEINSWRQMMEAMPRRDLKHVLIACAKAVSDGDLLTAQVLISELRQMVSVSGEPIQRLGAYILEGLVARLAASGSSICKSLRCKEPASFELLSYMHMLYEICPYFKFGYMSANGAIAEAMKDENRVHIIDFQIAQGSQWVTLIQAFAARPGGPPHIRVTGIDDSTSAYARGGGLNIVGQRLSKLAKAFKVPFEFHAAAISGSDVQVENLGIQPGETLAVNFAFTLHHIPDESVSTENHRDGLLRMVKNLNPKVVTLVEQESNTNTAAFFPRFLETLDYYTAMFESIDMTLPRGHKERINVEQHCLARDVVNIIACEGIERVERHELLGKWKSRFRMAGFSPYPLSSLVNATIKRLLESYSDKYRLEERDGALYLGWMNRDLVASCAWK; encoded by the coding sequence ATGCAAGCATCACAACGACTCAGAAGATCACCCATGTCTAATACTCTTTACTATCAACCAGTGCAGAAGGCAGAGGCTTGCTGTCTCCCTCAGTTTCAAACTTTAGACAACCATTTGAGCTACATTAATGGTAGCCATGGATTTTATCACTCACCGTCAACTGCTAGTTTCTCATCAAACGGAAGCTCCATTTGCCATCAAGAATCTCAGCCATACCTATCAGATGTTCGCCAATCCTCTGAGACGACTAACTATGGCTCCCCCACTAGCGGATCTTGCATTACAGATGGTGCAAATGATTTCATGCACAAGCTAAAGGAATTGGAAACCGTAATGCTGGGACCTGATTCAGACTTTCTGGAGAGTTATGATAATTCCTTGCCGAACAGTGTAGCCTCCACAGAAATTAATAGCTGGAGGCAAATGATGGAGGCCATGCCTAGACGGGATTTGAAACATGTCCTTATCGCTTGTGCAAAAGCAGTGTCTGACGGTGATTTACTAACAGCACAAGTGTTGATATCTGAGTTGCGTCAAATGGTATCAGTGTCGGGGGAACCGATTCAGAGATTGGGAGCATACATCTTGGAAGGTCTTGTTGCGAGGTTGGCCGCATCAGGAAGTTCCATATGCAAATCCTTGAGATGCAAAGAACCCGCAAGTTTTGAACTGTTGTCTTATATGCACATGCTGTATGAGATTTGCCCTTACTTCAAATTCGGATACATGTCAGCTAATGGCGCCATTGCAGAAGCAATGAAGGATGAAAATAGAGTTCATATCATCGATTTCCAGATCGCTCAAGGGAGCCAGTGGGTGACTCTAATCCAAGCTTTTGCAGCTCGGCCTGGTGGACCCCCACATATACGTGTAACAGGCATCGACGATTCCACCTCAGCTTACGCTCGTGGAGGAGGGCTTAATATTGTGGGGCAGAGGCTGTCTAAACTCGCTAAGGCTTTCAAGGTGCCTTTCGAGTTTCATGCTGCTGCCATTTCTGGTTCTGATGTTCAAGTtgaaaaccttggaattcaaccTGGCGAAACACTGGCTGTAAATTTTGCTTTTACGTTACATCACATCCCAGATGAAAGTGTGAGCACTGAAAATCACCGGGATGGACTATTACGGATGGTCAAAAACCTGAACCCCAAGGTGGTTACGCTTGTTGAGCAAGAATCTAATACAAACACAGCTGCATTCTTCCCTCGGTTCCTTGAAACCTTGGATTATTATACAGCCATGTTCGAGTCAATCGATATGACTCTACCAAGGGGACACAAGGAGCGCATCAACGTTGAGCAGCATTGTTTAGCGAGGGACGTTGTTAACATTATAGCGTGTGAGGGAATTGAAAGGGTAGAGCGACATGAACTTCTTGGTAAGTGGAAGTCGCGGTTTAGAATGGCTGGTTTTAGCCCATATCCATTGAGTTCATTAGTGAATGCTACAATAAAGAGATTGCTAGAAAGCTATTCTGATAAATATAGGCTTGAAGAAAGAGATGGGGCTCTTTATCTTGGTTGGATGAATAGAGATTTGGTTGCTTCTTGTGCCTGGAAATAA